One genomic window of Paeniglutamicibacter sp. Y32M11 includes the following:
- a CDS encoding biotin carboxylase N-terminal domain-containing protein has product MKKVLIANRGEIAVRIARAAADHGLISVAVYSDPDADALHVRRADEAYPLHGTSGAQTYLDMEKILAIARLSGADAVHPGYGFLSENADFAQAVIDAGLSWIGPSPESIRALGNKVTAREIAVRAGAPLVPGTDGPVESGAEVRAFAQEFGLPVAIKAAFGGGGRGIKVVRNFEDIDDAFESAVREATVAFGRGECFVERFLDKPRHVEAQILADTHGNVVVVGTRDCSLQRRNQKLVEEAPAPFLSDEQRASIHASAKAICTEAGYHGAGTVEYLVAPDGLISFLEVNTRLQVEHPVTEETTGVDLVGEQFRIAAGEAISFTQDPIPTGHSFEFRINAEDPARGFLPGPGRITAFEAPTGSGVRVDSGVRTNSVIPSHYDSLMAKLIVTGATREQALRRAKVALDEMVITGVPSVLPFHRAVVRNTDFTNNERYGVYTTWIESEFAEELASSPEIAAAEPGAERETLTIEVNGKSMGLGLPASLVDAIRHGGAGAALNAAGVSLPATSDGTTVAAPMNGNLVKWVIEDGAVVAEGDTVAVLEAMKMESTIPAHRDGTFTRGTQEPGAAIGRGEALGSIA; this is encoded by the coding sequence ATGAAAAAAGTACTGATCGCCAACCGCGGCGAAATCGCCGTCCGCATTGCCCGTGCCGCAGCGGATCATGGCCTGATTTCCGTGGCCGTCTACTCGGACCCGGATGCCGATGCACTGCACGTGCGTCGCGCCGATGAGGCCTACCCACTGCATGGGACCAGCGGCGCCCAAACCTACCTCGACATGGAAAAGATCCTGGCCATCGCCCGGCTCTCCGGGGCAGACGCGGTGCACCCGGGTTATGGTTTCCTGTCCGAGAACGCCGACTTTGCTCAGGCCGTGATCGACGCCGGGCTCAGCTGGATCGGCCCGAGCCCCGAGTCCATCCGTGCGCTCGGTAACAAGGTGACGGCGCGTGAGATCGCGGTGCGTGCCGGAGCCCCGCTAGTGCCGGGCACCGACGGACCGGTGGAATCCGGCGCCGAGGTGCGCGCCTTCGCCCAAGAATTCGGCCTGCCGGTGGCCATCAAGGCTGCCTTCGGCGGTGGTGGACGCGGCATCAAGGTGGTGCGCAACTTCGAGGACATCGACGACGCCTTCGAATCGGCGGTACGCGAGGCCACCGTGGCCTTCGGCCGCGGAGAATGCTTCGTTGAACGCTTCCTGGACAAGCCGCGCCACGTTGAGGCCCAGATCCTGGCCGATACCCACGGCAACGTCGTGGTGGTCGGCACCCGCGACTGCTCGCTGCAGCGCCGCAACCAGAAGCTTGTTGAAGAGGCACCCGCTCCCTTCCTGAGTGATGAGCAGCGCGCCTCCATCCATGCATCGGCCAAGGCCATTTGCACAGAGGCCGGGTATCACGGTGCCGGAACCGTCGAATACTTGGTGGCCCCGGACGGTTTGATCTCCTTCCTGGAGGTGAACACCCGACTCCAGGTTGAACACCCGGTCACCGAGGAAACTACCGGCGTTGACTTGGTGGGCGAGCAATTTAGGATTGCCGCCGGTGAGGCCATCAGCTTCACGCAGGACCCGATTCCCACCGGTCACTCCTTCGAGTTCCGGATTAATGCCGAGGACCCGGCCCGCGGCTTCCTACCCGGCCCCGGACGCATCACCGCCTTCGAGGCACCCACCGGCTCCGGAGTCCGTGTGGATTCGGGCGTGCGCACCAATTCGGTGATCCCCTCGCACTACGATTCGCTGATGGCCAAGCTGATTGTGACCGGCGCTACGCGAGAGCAGGCGCTGCGCCGGGCCAAGGTGGCACTGGATGAAATGGTCATCACCGGAGTCCCCTCCGTGCTGCCCTTCCACCGCGCGGTGGTGCGCAATACCGACTTCACGAACAACGAACGCTACGGCGTGTACACCACCTGGATCGAATCCGAGTTCGCCGAAGAGCTCGCCTCCTCTCCCGAGATCGCCGCAGCGGAGCCGGGCGCAGAACGCGAAACCCTGACCATTGAGGTCAACGGGAAATCCATGGGTCTGGGCCTGCCCGCCTCGTTGGTGGATGCCATCCGCCACGGTGGGGCCGGTGCCGCGCTCAACGCCGCTGGCGTCTCCCTCCCGGCGACCAGCGACGGCACGACGGTCGCGGCCCCCATGAACGGCAATCTGGTGAAGTGGGTCATCGAGGACGGAGCGGTAGTTGCCGAGGGTGACACCGTGGCGGTGCTCGAAGCCATGAAGATGGAATCGACGATCCCTGCGCATCGCGACGGCACCTTCACGCGCGGCACACAGGAGCCGGGTGCTGCCATCGGTCGCGGCGAAGCACTCGGTTCCATCGCTTAA
- a CDS encoding DUF2273 domain-containing protein → MTTTRFSVVVGLVLGAVWVFGGFWAMILVAVVATIAFWVGRLLEGRLDLNEIVGRLQGRR, encoded by the coding sequence ATGACCACCACCCGTTTCAGTGTCGTGGTGGGATTGGTGCTGGGAGCCGTGTGGGTGTTTGGCGGGTTCTGGGCAATGATCCTCGTGGCAGTCGTTGCAACGATTGCTTTTTGGGTCGGCCGACTTCTTGAAGGTCGACTAGATCTCAATGAAATTGTTGGCCGGCTTCAGGGGCGACGCTGA
- a CDS encoding GntR family transcriptional regulator, giving the protein MVLNAALSSLALAEGSTHAHTGAWVAAVLRARIAEGQLLPGAKLSEQVISVELGVSRNTLREAFGVLDQELIITRIPNRGVFVASPGADGVREIYAVRRMIEPAAVLWGPKQDVAALAAIIVDARAALDAGDIAKMADANQCFHQELVASTGSIHLQELMGKVLAQMRLVFHSMVDAPDFHSHYVQLNAGLVELLQAGDREQAAESLRGYLDRAEAELLEHLEDEEIS; this is encoded by the coding sequence ATGGTTTTGAACGCAGCGCTTTCCTCATTAGCCCTCGCCGAGGGCTCGACCCACGCACACACCGGTGCCTGGGTCGCCGCGGTGCTGCGCGCGCGCATTGCCGAGGGGCAGCTGCTTCCCGGCGCCAAGCTCTCCGAGCAGGTGATCTCGGTAGAACTGGGCGTTTCACGCAATACCTTGCGCGAGGCCTTCGGCGTGCTGGATCAGGAACTGATCATCACCCGGATCCCCAATCGTGGAGTCTTTGTGGCCTCCCCCGGCGCCGACGGCGTGCGGGAGATCTACGCGGTGCGCAGAATGATCGAACCCGCTGCCGTCCTCTGGGGGCCTAAGCAGGATGTCGCGGCCCTGGCCGCTATCATCGTTGATGCCCGTGCCGCACTCGACGCCGGTGACATCGCCAAGATGGCCGACGCCAACCAGTGTTTCCACCAGGAATTAGTGGCTTCTACCGGCAGCATCCATTTACAGGAGTTGATGGGCAAGGTCCTGGCGCAGATGCGCCTGGTCTTCCACTCCATGGTTGATGCCCCGGACTTCCACTCGCACTACGTTCAGCTCAACGCGGGACTCGTTGAGCTGCTGCAGGCCGGAGACCGGGAGCAAGCCGCCGAATCCTTGCGCGGATATCTCGATCGGGCCGAGGCCGAGCTGCTGGAGCACCTCGAGGACGAGGAAATCAGCTAG
- a CDS encoding SurA N-terminal domain-containing protein, whose product MLQKKFVISLALIALLAFTAGCSSAAEPDPAAVSSSAPAPASAPTPDLTGIPEIVATVNGEEITKADFTRIYETQFAQVQQQAQSSGQELDQAQLRKQTAEGLVNTELLIQEAAKKKIFATDKDLDAALADVAKSNAVSTKEFLSTMKSQGLDEDAVRLQLKTQLEVERLIAKEIGDFKPSEKDLKAAYKVVEEQFAAQGATDAAAAKAPAYKEIKSELSQQLKLQKESASVKKYAEQLRKRAKITTNM is encoded by the coding sequence ATGTTGCAGAAAAAGTTTGTTATTTCCCTGGCCCTGATCGCCTTGTTAGCGTTCACTGCTGGATGTAGTTCCGCCGCCGAACCCGATCCTGCCGCGGTCTCTAGTTCCGCGCCGGCACCGGCCTCGGCCCCCACCCCCGATCTCACCGGTATCCCGGAGATCGTTGCGACAGTTAACGGTGAGGAGATCACCAAGGCGGACTTCACCAGGATTTATGAAACCCAGTTCGCTCAGGTTCAACAGCAGGCGCAAAGTTCCGGTCAAGAACTTGATCAAGCGCAGCTGCGCAAGCAAACGGCCGAAGGCCTGGTGAATACCGAGCTGTTGATCCAGGAGGCCGCCAAGAAGAAGATCTTTGCCACGGACAAGGATCTTGACGCTGCACTGGCCGATGTCGCCAAATCTAATGCCGTTTCCACCAAGGAATTCCTGAGCACCATGAAATCCCAGGGGCTCGATGAGGACGCAGTACGTTTGCAGCTCAAAACCCAGCTGGAAGTCGAACGGCTGATCGCCAAGGAAATCGGCGATTTCAAGCCCAGCGAGAAGGATCTCAAGGCCGCCTACAAGGTGGTGGAGGAACAGTTCGCTGCGCAGGGGGCCACCGATGCAGCGGCCGCCAAGGCCCCTGCTTATAAAGAGATCAAGTCGGAGCTCTCTCAGCAGCTGAAGTTGCAGAAGGAAAGCGCTTCGGTGAAAAAGTACGCAGAGCAACTGCGCAAGAGGGCGAAGATCACCACCAACATGTAG
- a CDS encoding Asp23/Gls24 family envelope stress response protein — MTENNNRALPKTTEEAKAAESAAVQELPNGPLHTEFGSTTIADTVVQKLAGIATREVPGVYAMGNAARRALNSLAERIPGSQTNVSGGVTIEKGERQTAIDVNVVVEYGAAIAEVAEEIRRSVIAAVEHGTSLEVLEVNVNVSDVHLPEDDEETTERTDRLA; from the coding sequence ATGACTGAGAACAACAACCGGGCCCTTCCCAAGACCACCGAGGAAGCCAAGGCCGCCGAGTCTGCAGCCGTACAGGAACTCCCCAACGGGCCGCTGCACACCGAGTTTGGTTCAACCACCATTGCCGACACCGTGGTGCAGAAGCTCGCTGGCATCGCTACCCGCGAAGTCCCCGGCGTATACGCCATGGGTAATGCCGCACGGCGTGCCCTGAACTCCCTGGCAGAACGTATTCCAGGATCACAGACCAACGTCAGTGGCGGAGTCACTATCGAAAAGGGCGAACGCCAAACCGCCATCGATGTGAACGTTGTTGTCGAATACGGCGCAGCGATCGCCGAAGTCGCCGAGGAAATCCGTCGCAGCGTCATCGCTGCAGTCGAGCACGGCACCTCACTCGAGGTCCTCGAGGTCAACGTGAACGTCAGCGACGTCCACCTGCCAGAGGACGACGAAGAAACCACCGAGCGCACAGATCGATTGGCCTAA
- a CDS encoding DUF6286 domain-containing protein: protein MNTAPLAQTRSSSSAAGHRSTRWLASGIVALLLGAAAVGLIAMGINRYRDGQWPEVIESLSRDSSLTWGSAWAVAGAIALVIIGLILLLLALLPGPRRNFVVPSDDVGEVRINAAGIARLVEHRIDSIDGVTNVRVRTQRGSIAVNVSTPLRDTAELRRIVKTTTEAVLQENLQPPLPRINVNVRSLS from the coding sequence ATGAATACCGCACCCCTAGCGCAGACGCGCTCTTCATCCTCGGCTGCCGGCCACCGGTCCACTCGATGGCTCGCTTCTGGCATCGTAGCCCTGCTACTCGGGGCAGCCGCGGTCGGACTGATCGCCATGGGCATCAACCGGTATCGAGATGGTCAATGGCCAGAAGTCATTGAATCTCTGTCTCGAGACAGCTCCCTGACGTGGGGGAGTGCTTGGGCCGTGGCCGGCGCCATCGCGCTGGTGATCATTGGACTAATCTTGCTGCTTCTTGCGCTGCTGCCGGGGCCACGACGCAACTTCGTGGTGCCGTCCGATGACGTGGGCGAGGTTCGGATTAATGCCGCAGGTATTGCCCGACTCGTTGAGCACCGTATCGATTCGATCGATGGTGTGACCAATGTGAGGGTCCGAACTCAGCGGGGTTCGATCGCGGTAAACGTGTCCACTCCGCTGCGTGACACGGCGGAACTTCGACGGATCGTTAAAACAACGACCGAAGCGGTGCTGCAGGAGAATCTCCAGCCACCATTACCGCGCATCAACGTCAATGTCAGGAGCCTGTCATGA
- a CDS encoding DUF3039 domain-containing protein, with protein MPSHPSHVGAKLDVSVDIERLDEVDNSASTPAEIMLTIELNGWTDGNLKRSLVTLLLQEIDPVRENWDAVSDNGTTLMYSLLTTESQLQAIANPLPRNSQEACLVRAEPGGLTITLAHYLLKRVITDAHVYGRPRKALCGQWLVPSQNPDSLEVCPKCDEIHRSFASS; from the coding sequence TTGCCCAGTCATCCATCTCATGTCGGAGCTAAACTAGACGTTTCCGTTGATATTGAACGACTTGATGAAGTCGATAACTCTGCTTCGACACCCGCAGAAATCATGCTCACCATCGAATTAAATGGATGGACTGACGGCAACTTAAAACGTTCACTTGTCACGTTGCTTTTACAAGAGATCGATCCTGTCAGAGAAAATTGGGACGCAGTATCCGACAACGGCACGACTCTTATGTATTCGCTCTTGACTACAGAAAGTCAGCTTCAAGCAATCGCAAACCCGCTACCACGTAATTCCCAGGAAGCGTGTTTGGTCCGGGCCGAACCCGGCGGACTGACAATCACGCTCGCACATTACCTCCTCAAACGCGTTATCACTGATGCGCACGTCTATGGTCGACCGCGAAAGGCATTGTGTGGGCAGTGGCTTGTTCCGTCTCAGAATCCTGATTCCCTAGAAGTTTGCCCGAAATGCGACGAAATCCATCGCAGCTTTGCCTCCAGTTAG
- a CDS encoding MFS transporter yields MHFAHERLKQEALESRMSRASDSADPQRYEGRIVTVHPARKRAWIPAALSLMLVGWGANQFVSLLVFYRQEHGFSEVMVTSMLGIYVVGLVPALLLGGRYSDRTGRKHITLFAIGLSMAANVAMMGSVFGTFPLFAGRFMAGIATGLAMAAATSWVKELSQAPWDTTSVAGSGARRASLLTSAGFWLGPVVGGLLANYAPAPAILPFVLHMVLCVPLLFIVARLPETRSASELGDAQHVPLQHHPHSARRFGAVVAPAAPWVFAAGTTGFAVVPAVIPDLGAGRLGYATLAVAITLGLGVLIQPMARRLDTVLSARSLLTGTAAAFLGLATLLGAILLHNPALGLVASAIFGCANGLLMVGGLLEIQRMAEPHELGKLTGYFYTLAYVGFLTPTIVAFLAQWITTSWIIAGMMTLCLGSMLAITINSRKFLPHRIEEIGRERSSSNPNGIEQ; encoded by the coding sequence GTGCACTTTGCCCATGAAAGACTGAAACAAGAAGCGCTTGAATCGAGGATGAGTAGGGCCTCGGACTCCGCGGACCCACAAAGATATGAAGGCAGAATAGTGACAGTGCACCCCGCCCGTAAAAGAGCATGGATTCCCGCCGCGCTGAGTCTGATGCTGGTGGGTTGGGGCGCCAATCAGTTTGTTTCGCTGCTGGTGTTCTATCGGCAGGAACACGGTTTCTCCGAGGTCATGGTGACCTCCATGCTGGGTATCTATGTGGTCGGTCTGGTGCCGGCGCTACTACTCGGCGGGCGATATTCGGATCGAACCGGGCGCAAACACATCACCCTCTTCGCCATTGGCCTCTCCATGGCTGCCAACGTGGCCATGATGGGCTCGGTTTTCGGAACGTTTCCGCTGTTCGCCGGACGATTCATGGCGGGCATTGCGACCGGGCTGGCGATGGCCGCGGCCACCAGTTGGGTAAAGGAACTGTCCCAAGCCCCATGGGACACCACCTCGGTTGCCGGATCGGGTGCGCGGCGTGCCTCGCTCCTGACCAGCGCCGGTTTCTGGCTGGGACCGGTCGTAGGCGGACTATTGGCCAACTATGCTCCGGCACCGGCGATTCTGCCCTTCGTCCTCCACATGGTGCTCTGTGTTCCCTTGCTCTTTATTGTGGCCAGACTCCCCGAGACCCGGAGCGCCAGCGAACTCGGCGATGCCCAGCACGTGCCGTTGCAGCATCATCCACATTCTGCTCGACGGTTCGGGGCTGTCGTCGCACCGGCCGCCCCCTGGGTCTTTGCCGCGGGGACCACCGGGTTTGCCGTGGTTCCGGCGGTCATCCCGGACCTAGGAGCAGGGCGCCTGGGATATGCGACGCTCGCGGTGGCAATCACGCTGGGCCTCGGGGTACTGATTCAGCCGATGGCTCGGCGGCTGGACACGGTGCTCAGTGCGCGGTCGTTGCTGACCGGAACCGCTGCGGCCTTCCTCGGGTTGGCTACCTTGCTGGGGGCGATTCTGCTGCACAACCCGGCACTGGGCCTGGTGGCCTCGGCGATCTTTGGGTGTGCCAATGGTCTGCTGATGGTGGGAGGACTGTTGGAAATTCAGCGGATGGCAGAGCCTCACGAGCTCGGCAAACTCACCGGCTACTTCTACACGCTGGCCTACGTCGGTTTCTTAACCCCGACGATTGTTGCCTTCTTGGCCCAATGGATCACCACGTCCTGGATCATCGCGGGCATGATGACCCTGTGCCTCGGATCCATGCTCGCTATCACCATCAACTCGCGCAAGTTCCTGCCACACCGGATCGAAGAGATCGGCCGTGAGCGATCCAGTAGCAACCCCAACGGAATCGAGCAGTAG
- a CDS encoding GlsB/YeaQ/YmgE family stress response membrane protein yields MSILGWILIGLIAGALAKAILPGRQGGGWIATLVLGVVGALVGGFIGNTLFDVGLKEFWSIQTWLVATGGAIVVLLVWGMITKNRKA; encoded by the coding sequence ATGTCGATTTTGGGTTGGATTCTTATCGGACTTATTGCCGGTGCACTAGCCAAGGCCATTCTTCCGGGCCGCCAGGGCGGAGGCTGGATAGCAACACTGGTTCTGGGCGTCGTCGGCGCACTCGTGGGTGGTTTCATTGGAAACACGCTCTTCGACGTTGGACTGAAGGAATTCTGGTCGATCCAGACCTGGCTCGTAGCCACCGGCGGAGCCATCGTGGTGTTGCTGGTTTGGGGAATGATTACCAAGAACCGCAAGGCCTAA
- a CDS encoding RNA polymerase sigma factor, with the protein MPGSEKPDEQQIRSLVARAQSGDARAFEKLLKLHQHGLLRFCRSMLGSSSEAEDVLQDVYLGAWRQLSTLKSSEALGVWLYRIARHRCIDHLRKRTPVPHDLHTEENSTGSVPLLEQRSTEIPEAYAENRAAMLDLRRYVGELPENQRESWVLKEIHHLSYASISEIVGEPVATVRGRIARARTTLAERMQPWR; encoded by the coding sequence ATGCCGGGTTCTGAGAAACCAGACGAACAGCAAATACGTTCACTGGTCGCGCGAGCACAATCCGGCGATGCGCGTGCCTTTGAGAAACTGTTGAAACTTCATCAGCACGGTTTGCTGCGATTCTGTAGGAGCATGCTGGGATCCTCGAGTGAGGCGGAAGATGTCTTGCAAGATGTCTATCTGGGCGCTTGGCGTCAGCTGTCGACATTAAAATCTTCCGAAGCTTTGGGAGTTTGGTTATATCGAATTGCCCGACACCGGTGCATCGATCACCTACGCAAACGGACACCCGTGCCGCATGACCTGCATACCGAGGAGAACAGCACCGGATCGGTGCCCCTCCTCGAACAACGCAGCACCGAGATTCCGGAAGCATACGCAGAGAACCGGGCAGCCATGCTGGATTTACGACGCTATGTTGGCGAACTACCGGAAAATCAACGCGAATCCTGGGTTCTGAAGGAGATTCACCATTTGTCCTACGCCAGCATTTCAGAGATCGTCGGTGAACCCGTAGCCACGGTACGTGGGCGAATCGCTCGTGCACGTACTACCCTTGCTGAAAGAATGCAGCCATGGAGGTGA
- a CDS encoding excisionase family DNA-binding protein produces the protein MPITHLTPPLVEQAPEVRAALEALPQNELTSRLLQLVAALESGDRVSVRPAKDKLLSPQEAADYAGLSRPFLCKLLDRGVIAEQPRVGTHRKIRFDDMEDFMANRDRASSQFALDVARSEEARAQLVRDIAGVTADEASKFGF, from the coding sequence ATGCCCATCACACATCTCACCCCACCGCTGGTAGAACAAGCGCCCGAGGTTCGCGCCGCACTCGAAGCACTTCCTCAAAACGAACTTACCTCTAGGCTCTTGCAGCTCGTCGCCGCGCTCGAATCCGGCGACCGCGTTTCGGTTCGCCCGGCGAAGGACAAACTTCTTTCTCCACAGGAAGCGGCTGACTATGCCGGGCTAAGCAGGCCTTTCCTCTGCAAACTTCTTGATCGGGGCGTCATTGCTGAACAGCCACGAGTTGGCACACATCGCAAGATCCGTTTCGACGACATGGAGGATTTCATGGCAAACCGTGATCGCGCCTCGAGTCAGTTCGCTCTTGATGTTGCACGTAGCGAAGAAGCACGTGCACAGCTCGTGCGTGACATCGCTGGAGTAACTGCCGATGAAGCATCAAAGTTCGGTTTCTAA
- a CDS encoding Asp23/Gls24 family envelope stress response protein, which yields MIGDGTDPAQRGRLNIDVKVIQRIAAKAAARHPHVGASSGGLLGIGEKRDFGALPPVEVNLAGNIASVKLKVGIRFPANLRNITAEIRDGIVNDLQRFTGVTAAPVDIDIQWLENAPAARRIL from the coding sequence ATGATTGGCGACGGCACCGATCCGGCCCAGCGCGGACGACTGAACATCGACGTGAAGGTGATCCAACGGATCGCGGCGAAGGCGGCTGCAAGGCACCCACATGTGGGTGCCAGCAGTGGCGGGTTGCTGGGAATCGGTGAAAAGCGCGATTTTGGTGCGTTGCCACCGGTTGAAGTGAACCTCGCCGGCAATATCGCCTCGGTCAAGCTCAAGGTGGGGATCCGATTTCCCGCGAATTTACGCAACATAACTGCGGAGATTCGCGACGGAATCGTCAATGACCTACAGCGATTCACCGGTGTCACTGCGGCTCCGGTAGACATCGATATTCAATGGCTGGAGAACGCGCCCGCGGCAAGGAGGATCCTATGA